One window from the genome of Nomascus leucogenys isolate Asia chromosome 12, Asia_NLE_v1, whole genome shotgun sequence encodes:
- the FCGR2B gene encoding low affinity immunoglobulin gamma Fc region receptor II-b isoform X4 has protein sequence MGILSFLPVLATESDWAGCKSPQPWGHMLLWTAVLFLAPVAGTPAAPPKAVLKLEPQWINVLQEDSVTLTCRGAHSPESDSTQWFHNGNLIPTYTRPSYRFKAYNNDSGEYRCQTGPTSLSDPVHLTVFSEWLVLQTPHLEFQEGETIVLRCHSWKDKPLVKVTFFQNGKSKKFSRSDPNFSIPQANHSHSGDYHCTGNIGYVLYSSKPVTITVQAPSSSPMGIIVAVVTGTAVAAIVAAVVALIYCRKKRISANPTNPDEADKVGAENTITYSLLMHPDALEEPDDQNRI, from the exons ATGGGAATCCTGTCATTCTTACCTGTCCTTGCCACTGAGAGTGACTGGGCTGGTTGCAAGTCCCCCCAGCCTTGGGGCCATATGCTTCTATGGACAGCTGTGCTATTCCTGG CTCCTGTTGCTGGGACACCTG CAGCTCCCCCAAAGGCTGTGCTGAAACTCGAGCCCCAGTGGATCAACGTGCTGCAGGAGGACTCTGTGACTCTGACTTGCCGGGGGGCTCACAGCCCTGAGAGCGACTCCACTCAGTGGTTCCACAATGGGAATCTCATCCCCACCTACACGCGGCCCAGCTACAGGTTCAAGGCCTACAACAATGACAGTGGGGAGTACAGGTGCCAGACTGGCCCGACCAGCCTCAGCGACCCTGTTCATCTGACTGTGTTTTCTG AGTGGCTGGTGCTCCAGACCCCTCACCTGGAGTTCCAGGAGGGAGAAACCATTGTGCTGAGGTGCCACAGCTGGAAGGACAAGCCTCTGGTCAAGGTCACATTCTTCCAGAATGGAAAATCCAAGAAATTTTCCCGTTCGGATCCCAACTTCTCCATCCCACAAGCAAACCACAGTCACAGTGGTGATTACCACTGCACAGGAAACATAGGCTACGTGCTGTACTCATCCAAGCCTGTGACCATCACTGTCCAAG CGCCCAGCTCTTCACCGATGGGGATCATTGTGGCTGTGGTCACTGGGACTGCTGTAGCGGCCATTGTTGCTGCTGTAGTGGCCTTGATCTACTGCAGGAAAAAGCGGATTTCAG CCAATCCCACTAATCCTGACGAGGCTGACAAAGTTGGG GCTGAGAACACAATCACCTATTCACTTCTCATGCACCCGGATGCTCTGGAAGAGCCTGATGACCAGAACCGTATTTAG
- the FCGR2B gene encoding low affinity immunoglobulin gamma Fc region receptor II-b isoform X2 yields the protein MGILSFLPVLATESDWAGCKSPQPWGHMLLWTAVLFLAPVAGTPAPPKAVLKLEPQWINVLQEDSVTLTCRGAHSPESDSTQWFHNGNLIPTYTRPSYRFKAYNNDSGEYRCQTGPTSLSDPVHLTVFSEWLVLQTPHLEFQEGETIVLRCHSWKDKPLVKVTFFQNGKSKKFSRSDPNFSIPQANHSHSGDYHCTGNIGYVLYSSKPVTITVQAPSSSPMGIIVAVVTGTAVAAIVAAVVALIYCRKKRISALSGYPECREMGETLPEKPANPTNPDEADKVGAENTITYSLLMHPDALEEPDDQNRI from the exons ATGGGAATCCTGTCATTCTTACCTGTCCTTGCCACTGAGAGTGACTGGGCTGGTTGCAAGTCCCCCCAGCCTTGGGGCCATATGCTTCTATGGACAGCTGTGCTATTCCTGG CTCCTGTTGCTGGGACACCTG CTCCCCCAAAGGCTGTGCTGAAACTCGAGCCCCAGTGGATCAACGTGCTGCAGGAGGACTCTGTGACTCTGACTTGCCGGGGGGCTCACAGCCCTGAGAGCGACTCCACTCAGTGGTTCCACAATGGGAATCTCATCCCCACCTACACGCGGCCCAGCTACAGGTTCAAGGCCTACAACAATGACAGTGGGGAGTACAGGTGCCAGACTGGCCCGACCAGCCTCAGCGACCCTGTTCATCTGACTGTGTTTTCTG AGTGGCTGGTGCTCCAGACCCCTCACCTGGAGTTCCAGGAGGGAGAAACCATTGTGCTGAGGTGCCACAGCTGGAAGGACAAGCCTCTGGTCAAGGTCACATTCTTCCAGAATGGAAAATCCAAGAAATTTTCCCGTTCGGATCCCAACTTCTCCATCCCACAAGCAAACCACAGTCACAGTGGTGATTACCACTGCACAGGAAACATAGGCTACGTGCTGTACTCATCCAAGCCTGTGACCATCACTGTCCAAG CGCCCAGCTCTTCACCGATGGGGATCATTGTGGCTGTGGTCACTGGGACTGCTGTAGCGGCCATTGTTGCTGCTGTAGTGGCCTTGATCTACTGCAGGAAAAAGCGGATTTCAG CTCTCTCAGGATACCCTGAGTGCAGGGAAATGGGAGAGACCCTCCCTGAGAAACCAG CCAATCCCACTAATCCTGACGAGGCTGACAAAGTTGGG GCTGAGAACACAATCACCTATTCACTTCTCATGCACCCGGATGCTCTGGAAGAGCCTGATGACCAGAACCGTATTTAG
- the FCGR2B gene encoding low affinity immunoglobulin gamma Fc region receptor II-b isoform X3 — protein sequence MGILSFLPVLATESDWAGCKSPQPWGHMLLWTAVLFLAAPPKAVLKLEPQWINVLQEDSVTLTCRGAHSPESDSTQWFHNGNLIPTYTRPSYRFKAYNNDSGEYRCQTGPTSLSDPVHLTVFSEWLVLQTPHLEFQEGETIVLRCHSWKDKPLVKVTFFQNGKSKKFSRSDPNFSIPQANHSHSGDYHCTGNIGYVLYSSKPVTITVQAPSSSPMGIIVAVVTGTAVAAIVAAVVALIYCRKKRISALSGYPECREMGETLPEKPANPTNPDEADKVGAENTITYSLLMHPDALEEPDDQNRI from the exons ATGGGAATCCTGTCATTCTTACCTGTCCTTGCCACTGAGAGTGACTGGGCTGGTTGCAAGTCCCCCCAGCCTTGGGGCCATATGCTTCTATGGACAGCTGTGCTATTCCTGG CAGCTCCCCCAAAGGCTGTGCTGAAACTCGAGCCCCAGTGGATCAACGTGCTGCAGGAGGACTCTGTGACTCTGACTTGCCGGGGGGCTCACAGCCCTGAGAGCGACTCCACTCAGTGGTTCCACAATGGGAATCTCATCCCCACCTACACGCGGCCCAGCTACAGGTTCAAGGCCTACAACAATGACAGTGGGGAGTACAGGTGCCAGACTGGCCCGACCAGCCTCAGCGACCCTGTTCATCTGACTGTGTTTTCTG AGTGGCTGGTGCTCCAGACCCCTCACCTGGAGTTCCAGGAGGGAGAAACCATTGTGCTGAGGTGCCACAGCTGGAAGGACAAGCCTCTGGTCAAGGTCACATTCTTCCAGAATGGAAAATCCAAGAAATTTTCCCGTTCGGATCCCAACTTCTCCATCCCACAAGCAAACCACAGTCACAGTGGTGATTACCACTGCACAGGAAACATAGGCTACGTGCTGTACTCATCCAAGCCTGTGACCATCACTGTCCAAG CGCCCAGCTCTTCACCGATGGGGATCATTGTGGCTGTGGTCACTGGGACTGCTGTAGCGGCCATTGTTGCTGCTGTAGTGGCCTTGATCTACTGCAGGAAAAAGCGGATTTCAG CTCTCTCAGGATACCCTGAGTGCAGGGAAATGGGAGAGACCCTCCCTGAGAAACCAG CCAATCCCACTAATCCTGACGAGGCTGACAAAGTTGGG GCTGAGAACACAATCACCTATTCACTTCTCATGCACCCGGATGCTCTGGAAGAGCCTGATGACCAGAACCGTATTTAG
- the FCGR2B gene encoding low affinity immunoglobulin gamma Fc region receptor II-b isoform X5, which produces MGILSFLPVLATESDWAGCKSPQPWGHMLLWTAVLFLAPVAGTPAPPKAVLKLEPQWINVLQEDSVTLTCRGAHSPESDSTQWFHNGNLIPTYTRPSYRFKAYNNDSGEYRCQTGPTSLSDPVHLTVFSEWLVLQTPHLEFQEGETIVLRCHSWKDKPLVKVTFFQNGKSKKFSRSDPNFSIPQANHSHSGDYHCTGNIGYVLYSSKPVTITVQAPSSSPMGIIVAVVTGTAVAAIVAAVVALIYCRKKRISANPTNPDEADKVGAENTITYSLLMHPDALEEPDDQNRI; this is translated from the exons ATGGGAATCCTGTCATTCTTACCTGTCCTTGCCACTGAGAGTGACTGGGCTGGTTGCAAGTCCCCCCAGCCTTGGGGCCATATGCTTCTATGGACAGCTGTGCTATTCCTGG CTCCTGTTGCTGGGACACCTG CTCCCCCAAAGGCTGTGCTGAAACTCGAGCCCCAGTGGATCAACGTGCTGCAGGAGGACTCTGTGACTCTGACTTGCCGGGGGGCTCACAGCCCTGAGAGCGACTCCACTCAGTGGTTCCACAATGGGAATCTCATCCCCACCTACACGCGGCCCAGCTACAGGTTCAAGGCCTACAACAATGACAGTGGGGAGTACAGGTGCCAGACTGGCCCGACCAGCCTCAGCGACCCTGTTCATCTGACTGTGTTTTCTG AGTGGCTGGTGCTCCAGACCCCTCACCTGGAGTTCCAGGAGGGAGAAACCATTGTGCTGAGGTGCCACAGCTGGAAGGACAAGCCTCTGGTCAAGGTCACATTCTTCCAGAATGGAAAATCCAAGAAATTTTCCCGTTCGGATCCCAACTTCTCCATCCCACAAGCAAACCACAGTCACAGTGGTGATTACCACTGCACAGGAAACATAGGCTACGTGCTGTACTCATCCAAGCCTGTGACCATCACTGTCCAAG CGCCCAGCTCTTCACCGATGGGGATCATTGTGGCTGTGGTCACTGGGACTGCTGTAGCGGCCATTGTTGCTGCTGTAGTGGCCTTGATCTACTGCAGGAAAAAGCGGATTTCAG CCAATCCCACTAATCCTGACGAGGCTGACAAAGTTGGG GCTGAGAACACAATCACCTATTCACTTCTCATGCACCCGGATGCTCTGGAAGAGCCTGATGACCAGAACCGTATTTAG
- the FCGR2B gene encoding low affinity immunoglobulin gamma Fc region receptor II-b isoform X1 encodes MGILSFLPVLATESDWAGCKSPQPWGHMLLWTAVLFLAPVAGTPAAPPKAVLKLEPQWINVLQEDSVTLTCRGAHSPESDSTQWFHNGNLIPTYTRPSYRFKAYNNDSGEYRCQTGPTSLSDPVHLTVFSEWLVLQTPHLEFQEGETIVLRCHSWKDKPLVKVTFFQNGKSKKFSRSDPNFSIPQANHSHSGDYHCTGNIGYVLYSSKPVTITVQAPSSSPMGIIVAVVTGTAVAAIVAAVVALIYCRKKRISALSGYPECREMGETLPEKPANPTNPDEADKVGAENTITYSLLMHPDALEEPDDQNRI; translated from the exons ATGGGAATCCTGTCATTCTTACCTGTCCTTGCCACTGAGAGTGACTGGGCTGGTTGCAAGTCCCCCCAGCCTTGGGGCCATATGCTTCTATGGACAGCTGTGCTATTCCTGG CTCCTGTTGCTGGGACACCTG CAGCTCCCCCAAAGGCTGTGCTGAAACTCGAGCCCCAGTGGATCAACGTGCTGCAGGAGGACTCTGTGACTCTGACTTGCCGGGGGGCTCACAGCCCTGAGAGCGACTCCACTCAGTGGTTCCACAATGGGAATCTCATCCCCACCTACACGCGGCCCAGCTACAGGTTCAAGGCCTACAACAATGACAGTGGGGAGTACAGGTGCCAGACTGGCCCGACCAGCCTCAGCGACCCTGTTCATCTGACTGTGTTTTCTG AGTGGCTGGTGCTCCAGACCCCTCACCTGGAGTTCCAGGAGGGAGAAACCATTGTGCTGAGGTGCCACAGCTGGAAGGACAAGCCTCTGGTCAAGGTCACATTCTTCCAGAATGGAAAATCCAAGAAATTTTCCCGTTCGGATCCCAACTTCTCCATCCCACAAGCAAACCACAGTCACAGTGGTGATTACCACTGCACAGGAAACATAGGCTACGTGCTGTACTCATCCAAGCCTGTGACCATCACTGTCCAAG CGCCCAGCTCTTCACCGATGGGGATCATTGTGGCTGTGGTCACTGGGACTGCTGTAGCGGCCATTGTTGCTGCTGTAGTGGCCTTGATCTACTGCAGGAAAAAGCGGATTTCAG CTCTCTCAGGATACCCTGAGTGCAGGGAAATGGGAGAGACCCTCCCTGAGAAACCAG CCAATCCCACTAATCCTGACGAGGCTGACAAAGTTGGG GCTGAGAACACAATCACCTATTCACTTCTCATGCACCCGGATGCTCTGGAAGAGCCTGATGACCAGAACCGTATTTAG